Proteins co-encoded in one Bacteroidota bacterium genomic window:
- a CDS encoding acyclic terpene utilization AtuA family protein — protein sequence MKNTIRIASGQGFWGDLQRAPIDQARGGPIDYLVMDYLAEVTMSILQKQKLRNPAFGYARDFVEVVTELLPDIKEKGFTIVSNAGGVNPLGCRDAILANAAARGIAGVRIAVVTGDDLLGDLDTLLAEGVELKHMETGEPLAPVRDQMVSANAYLGAGPIVEALAEGADVVITGRTTDTGLTLAPMIHAFGWDPADWDKMAAGTVAGHILECGAQSSGGNFTDWDTVPDMARIGFPIVEARPDGTFTVTKHDGTGGLVSTATVAEQLLYEIGDPTDYITPDCVADFTSIHLEADGENRVRVHGIAGSEDTAFYKVSAAYADGWKASSTLVYAWPDAAKKARAAADILKARLDRLGLSFEEYRAELIGLNALTEDDDARRENDLDEVMLRVSVRAADRAPVEQFGREIAPLILTGPSAVTGFAGGRPKPSEVIAYWPALIPKDRVTPEVTVVET from the coding sequence ATGAAAAACACCATTCGCATCGCCTCCGGCCAGGGCTTCTGGGGCGACCTCCAGCGCGCCCCCATCGACCAGGCGCGCGGCGGCCCCATCGACTACCTCGTCATGGACTACCTCGCCGAGGTCACCATGTCGATCCTCCAGAAGCAGAAGCTCCGCAACCCCGCCTTCGGCTACGCGCGCGACTTCGTCGAGGTGGTCACCGAACTGCTGCCGGACATCAAAGAAAAGGGGTTCACGATCGTCTCGAACGCGGGCGGCGTCAACCCCCTCGGCTGCCGCGACGCGATCCTGGCGAACGCAGCGGCGCGCGGCATCGCGGGCGTGCGCATCGCCGTCGTGACCGGCGACGACCTGCTCGGCGACCTCGACACGCTCCTCGCCGAAGGGGTCGAGCTGAAGCACATGGAGACGGGCGAGCCGCTTGCGCCGGTCCGCGACCAGATGGTGAGCGCCAACGCCTACCTCGGGGCCGGGCCGATCGTCGAAGCCCTCGCCGAGGGCGCGGACGTGGTCATCACCGGGCGCACGACCGACACCGGCCTCACGCTCGCCCCGATGATCCACGCCTTCGGCTGGGATCCAGCGGACTGGGACAAGATGGCCGCCGGGACGGTCGCCGGACACATCCTCGAGTGCGGCGCGCAGTCGTCGGGCGGCAACTTCACCGACTGGGACACGGTCCCCGACATGGCCCGGATCGGCTTCCCGATTGTCGAGGCCCGTCCCGACGGGACGTTTACCGTCACCAAGCACGACGGCACCGGCGGGCTCGTCTCCACCGCGACCGTCGCCGAGCAGCTCCTCTACGAGATCGGCGACCCGACCGACTACATCACCCCGGACTGCGTTGCCGACTTCACCTCGATCCACCTCGAGGCCGACGGCGAGAACCGCGTCCGCGTCCACGGCATCGCGGGCTCGGAGGACACCGCGTTCTACAAGGTCAGCGCCGCCTACGCCGACGGCTGGAAGGCATCGTCCACGCTCGTCTACGCCTGGCCCGACGCGGCCAAGAAAGCCCGCGCCGCCGCCGACATCCTCAAGGCCCGCCTTGACCGCCTCGGCCTGTCGTTCGAGGAGTACCGCGCCGAACTGATCGGCCTGAACGCGCTCACCGAGGACGACGACGCGCGCCGCGAGAACGACCTCGATGAGGTGATGCTCCGCGTCTCGGTCCGCGCGGCCGACCGCGCGCCCGTCGAGCAGTTCGGGCGCGAGATCGCCCCGCTGATCCTGACCGGACCGAGCGCCGTCACCGGCTTCGCCGGGGGCCGCCCGAAGCCGAGCGAGGTGATCGCCTACTGGCCCGCGCTGATCCCGAAGGACCGCGTAACGCCTGAGGTGACGGTCGTCGAAACGTGA
- a CDS encoding helix-hairpin-helix domain-containing protein has protein sequence MPSLYRLQQRLAITAPEAAALLFVAGVLLAGLGVRYYQNHTVPYAPDYYAALDAALDARAVALRTGSDTAAVAASDSIRAKDVAPHAALPVVAASAWASRSARRSALGPVRMNLNTASERLLQRLPGIGPALAGRITTYRSQHGDFAQPGHLVRVKGIGPKTFEKLEPYLFVADGEE, from the coding sequence ATGCCTTCGCTCTACCGCCTCCAGCAGCGCCTCGCCATCACCGCCCCCGAGGCCGCCGCGCTCCTCTTCGTCGCGGGCGTGCTCCTCGCCGGCCTGGGCGTCCGCTACTACCAGAACCACACGGTCCCTTATGCGCCCGACTACTACGCCGCCCTCGACGCCGCCCTCGACGCGCGGGCCGTCGCGCTTCGCACCGGCAGCGACACGGCGGCTGTCGCAGCCTCCGATTCTATCCGGGCGAAGGACGTAGCCCCGCACGCGGCGTTGCCTGTCGTAGCGGCCTCGGCGTGGGCCTCCCGTTCGGCACGGCGGAGCGCGTTGGGGCCCGTGCGGATGAACCTCAACACTGCCTCCGAGCGCTTGCTCCAGCGCCTGCCCGGCATCGGCCCTGCCCTTGCCGGGCGGATCACTACTTACCGCAGCCAGCACGGGGACTTCGCCCAGCCGGGGCACCTCGTCCGTGTCAAAGGCATCGGCCCGAAGACGTTCGAGAAGCTGGAGCCGTACCTGTTTGTCGCCGACGGTGAGGAGTAG
- a CDS encoding DUF5615 family PIN-like protein has translation MRFLIDAQLPRRLAYRLREAGHDAVHTLDLPEGNRTTDAEINRRSVEERRVAVTKDADFVDALLVQDLPFKLLLISTGNIGLGIDGGGVGSSSHDERGERARRDSRGSDASVF, from the coding sequence GTGAGATTCCTGATCGATGCTCAGCTTCCTCGCCGCCTAGCCTACCGCCTGCGCGAGGCCGGGCACGACGCCGTCCATACCCTCGACCTCCCGGAGGGCAACCGCACGACGGACGCAGAGATCAACCGGCGCTCCGTCGAGGAGAGGCGAGTCGCCGTGACGAAGGATGCTGATTTTGTAGACGCATTGCTTGTCCAGGACCTCCCGTTCAAGCTGCTGCTCATTTCGACGGGCAACATTGGCCTCGGTATCGACGGCGGCGGAGTCGGGAGTAGCTCGCATGATGAGCGAGGTGAGCGTGCAAGGAGGGACTCCCGAGGTAGCGACGCATCCGTTTTCTAA
- a CDS encoding acetate kinase, with protein MIVLVINCGSSSLKFDVLDVEERVTLAEGQVERIGAVSSLVSFRIGDGKKQRRALQAADHGEALRFVMKALFEGEGRLDAAVEAVGHRVVHGGEDFADSVLIDDEVIEAIRDAFDLAPLHNPANLRGIRAAQAALPDVPHVAVFDTAFHQTLPAHAYLYAIPNRLYRRHKIRRYGFHGTSHYYVSRTLYRLAGIEKTNSRVITAHLGNGCSVCAIRDGQSVDTSMGMTPLAGLVMGTRCGTLDPSIVFDLVEKEELTLAEVHTLLNKYSGLLGLSGYAADMRDLLAEAADGDVRCRQAVDVFCYRVKGFVGQYLAALGGADALVFTAGIGQHSPVIRAQICAGLEGLGIEIDPARNEAAVGTESIISTDASTVQVWTIPTNEELVIAIDTGKIAAARRQNPYA; from the coding sequence ATGATCGTTCTCGTCATCAACTGCGGCTCCTCGTCCCTCAAGTTCGACGTGCTCGACGTGGAAGAGCGGGTCACGCTGGCCGAGGGGCAGGTCGAGCGCATCGGCGCGGTGTCGTCGCTGGTCTCGTTCAGGATCGGGGACGGCAAGAAGCAGCGGCGGGCGCTCCAGGCGGCCGACCACGGCGAGGCGCTGCGCTTCGTGATGAAGGCGCTCTTCGAGGGCGAGGGCAGGCTCGACGCGGCGGTCGAGGCCGTCGGGCACCGCGTGGTCCACGGCGGCGAGGACTTTGCCGACTCGGTCCTGATCGACGACGAGGTGATCGAGGCCATCCGCGACGCCTTCGACCTGGCGCCGCTCCACAACCCGGCCAACCTGCGTGGCATCCGGGCGGCGCAGGCCGCGCTGCCGGACGTGCCGCACGTCGCCGTCTTCGACACGGCCTTCCACCAGACGCTCCCCGCGCACGCCTACCTCTACGCCATCCCGAACCGGCTCTACCGCCGCCACAAGATCCGGCGCTACGGCTTCCACGGCACCAGCCACTACTACGTCAGCCGCACGCTCTACCGGCTCGCCGGCATCGAGAAGACCAACAGCCGCGTCATCACCGCCCACCTCGGCAATGGCTGCTCGGTGTGCGCCATCCGCGACGGGCAGAGCGTGGACACCTCGATGGGCATGACGCCGCTCGCGGGCCTCGTGATGGGCACCCGCTGCGGCACGCTCGACCCGAGCATCGTCTTCGACCTCGTCGAGAAGGAGGAGCTGACCCTCGCCGAGGTCCACACGCTCCTCAACAAGTACAGCGGGCTGCTCGGGCTCTCGGGCTACGCCGCCGACATGCGCGACCTCCTGGCCGAGGCCGCCGACGGCGACGTGCGCTGCCGCCAGGCGGTCGACGTGTTCTGCTACCGCGTCAAGGGCTTCGTCGGGCAGTACCTCGCCGCGCTCGGCGGGGCCGACGCGCTCGTCTTCACCGCCGGCATCGGGCAGCACAGCCCGGTGATCCGGGCGCAGATTTGCGCTGGCCTGGAGGGCCTCGGCATCGAGATCGACCCGGCGCGCAACGAAGCCGCCGTCGGCACGGAGTCGATCATTTCAACCGACGCCAGCACGGTCCAGGTCTGGACGATCCCCACGAACGAGGAACTGGTCATCGCCATCGACACTGGGAAAATCGCTGCCGCGCGTAGGCAAAACCCCTATGCCTGA
- a CDS encoding DUF433 domain-containing protein, with product MLRDRITIDPAICHGKPCIRGLRYPVETILELLSSGVSTDDILAGYEDLERDDVLAALDYAARLSQTKRVQAVRL from the coding sequence ATGCTCCGCGACCGCATCACGATTGACCCTGCCATCTGCCACGGAAAGCCCTGCATCCGTGGGCTACGGTATCCCGTGGAGACGATCCTCGAACTGCTCAGCTCGGGGGTGAGCACGGACGACATTCTGGCCGGTTACGAGGACCTGGAGCGCGACGATGTGCTGGCCGCGCTGGACTACGCCGCACGGCTGAGCCAGACGAAGCGCGTGCAAGCGGTCCGGCTGTGA
- a CDS encoding ABC transporter ATP-binding protein, giving the protein MPSSAHPLRRLNSYLWTYKGLMIPGLLAALTSAAFAIIVPIVVREAVDAIPRMVTVYALYAGTPAEGFLWRTFAYTLVVIGAAIIGLSVVSGVFSFWTRQTVIVASRHIEFDLRNRLYGHLQTLSAGFYHRTPTGDVLTRATSDIEKIRRYVGPAIMYAVRAVTTVATVLVVMMLISPVLTLWALLPMPVLAVAIFFVSKLVHTRTDAMQRQYSALTSRVQEALAGIRVVKAYTREIFEAERFEGESRDYKRRALDLALVDAAFRPVMQILIGASTILVVWVGGRLVVEGTITLGNIAEYIIYVAIMTWPVASFGYVISLVQQASASATRLFEILDTPPDVLDTERTDAEVEAIEGRVTFEGVRYRYTPGGPDVLHGLSFDVPAGSTLGVVGRTGAGKSTLVELIPRLIEPTEGVVRVDGRDVQAIPLETLRSNIGTVPQEVFLFSDSVGHNIAFGELDASPAEIEQAALEADLLANIDAFPEGFGTRVGERGITLSGGQKQRTAIARALIRAPRILIFDDALSAVDTRTEATILGHLRSHYGERTIVVVSHRISAVQDADQILVLDDGRIAERGDHRTLIEHDGLYADLYRKQLLEEELAGVV; this is encoded by the coding sequence ATGCCGTCCTCCGCGCACCCGCTCCGCCGTCTCAACTCCTACCTCTGGACGTACAAAGGCCTGATGATCCCGGGCCTGCTTGCCGCGCTCACCTCGGCGGCGTTTGCGATCATCGTCCCCATCGTCGTGCGCGAGGCCGTCGACGCGATCCCGCGGATGGTGACGGTCTACGCGCTCTACGCGGGCACCCCCGCCGAGGGCTTCCTGTGGCGCACCTTTGCCTACACGCTCGTCGTGATCGGGGCGGCCATCATCGGGCTCTCCGTCGTCAGCGGCGTGTTCTCGTTCTGGACGCGGCAGACGGTGATCGTCGCGAGCCGGCACATCGAGTTCGACCTTCGCAACCGGCTCTACGGCCACCTCCAGACGCTCTCGGCCGGGTTCTACCACCGGACTCCGACGGGCGACGTGCTGACGCGCGCCACGAGCGACATCGAGAAGATCCGCCGCTACGTCGGCCCGGCGATCATGTACGCCGTCCGCGCCGTCACGACGGTCGCCACGGTCCTCGTCGTGATGATGCTGATCTCGCCCGTCCTGACGCTGTGGGCGCTGCTCCCCATGCCGGTCCTGGCCGTCGCCATCTTCTTCGTCTCGAAGCTCGTCCACACCCGCACCGACGCGATGCAGCGGCAGTACTCGGCGCTCACGAGCCGGGTGCAGGAGGCGCTCGCGGGCATCCGCGTCGTGAAGGCCTACACGCGGGAGATTTTCGAGGCCGAGCGGTTCGAGGGCGAAAGCCGGGACTACAAGCGGCGGGCGCTCGACCTCGCGCTCGTCGACGCCGCCTTCCGGCCGGTCATGCAGATCCTCATCGGCGCGAGCACGATCCTCGTCGTCTGGGTCGGCGGGCGGCTCGTCGTCGAGGGTACGATCACGCTCGGCAACATCGCCGAGTACATCATCTACGTCGCCATCATGACGTGGCCGGTGGCGTCGTTCGGGTACGTGATCTCGCTCGTCCAGCAGGCGAGCGCCTCGGCCACCCGCCTCTTCGAAATTCTCGACACGCCGCCCGACGTACTCGACACCGAGCGGACCGACGCCGAGGTCGAGGCCATCGAGGGCCGGGTCACGTTCGAGGGCGTGCGCTACCGCTACACGCCGGGCGGCCCAGACGTGCTGCACGGCCTCTCGTTCGACGTTCCCGCCGGGTCGACCCTCGGCGTCGTCGGGCGGACGGGGGCCGGCAAGTCGACGCTCGTCGAGCTGATCCCGCGCCTGATCGAGCCGACTGAGGGCGTAGTCCGCGTGGACGGGCGCGACGTGCAGGCGATCCCGCTGGAGACGCTGCGCTCGAACATCGGCACCGTCCCGCAGGAGGTCTTCCTGTTCTCCGACTCGGTTGGCCACAACATCGCCTTCGGCGAGCTCGACGCGTCGCCGGCCGAGATCGAGCAGGCCGCCCTCGAAGCCGACCTCCTGGCCAACATCGACGCCTTCCCCGAAGGGTTCGGGACGCGCGTCGGCGAGCGCGGGATCACGCTCTCGGGCGGGCAGAAGCAGCGCACCGCGATCGCCCGCGCGCTCATCCGCGCCCCGCGCATCCTCATCTTCGACGACGCCCTCTCGGCCGTCGACACCCGCACCGAGGCCACGATCCTCGGCCACCTCCGAAGCCACTACGGCGAGCGCACGATCGTCGTCGTGAGCCACCGCATCTCGGCCGTGCAGGACGCCGACCAAATCCTCGTCCTCGACGACGGCCGGATCGCCGAGCGCGGCGACCACCGCACCCTCATCGAGCACGACGGCCTCTACGCCGACCTCTACCGGAAGCAGTTGCTGGAGGAAGAACTGGCTGGGGTAGTATGA
- a CDS encoding PAS domain S-box protein: MPDPSSNAQRMGVAMRENSPFTALTEALADAVLIVAETGEVLYASERFSDLLRWKPAEVVGTDFFALFHEDDRPMLPDQMAGGGLGVQWTARMLDRDGGTRWMSLGLRQPEGAKPEGTYVLARPLDTPPEITDAAVLFQRALDAANNLVVITDARRKDNPIIFANDYFLEVTGYEEDEVLGRNCRFLQFLPDGTRDDQPERYQLRDAQDAGRPATVLMRNYSKSGDLFWNELYVTPLFDPDGTLTHFIGVQNNVTDRVEAQEDVRRRGALLQSFYDSAPMMMGVTTLSEDGSVVHRSANQTASRFYGVAPEAVEGKTERDLGYTEGESARWQAHYREALASGKPVRFDTCYPWDGDPRGADVRNLTVALNHIPGTGQGGDGHEGNGDEADLPLFSYVVQDVTEQRRTERARGMLEQALESTTTPFLITDADLDRPGPRVTYVNPAYTGMTGYPRDEVVGQTPRLTQGAKTDRALLDRLRRQLEAGEAFHGETVNYRKDGSEYVLNWSIQPIRNPDGEITHYVATQNDVTRRRELEQEVLEISAREQERIASDLHDGLGQVLTGVSFLTASVENRLREQGSPHLEDVAQIRSYVEEAVEQARALAHGLHPVSTEPDGLIKALAYLADTVEAAYGISCSFVYNRPVLVADLNQATHLYRIAQEATTNAVRHGEASEIALSLYDLAAEADPHAAPGEAVLTVFDDGHGITDAALEESDGMGLHTMRNRARRIGGTLEVGRRGEGGTYVRCRFTPEA, translated from the coding sequence ATGCCCGACCCCTCCTCGAACGCGCAGCGCATGGGCGTGGCGATGCGCGAGAACTCGCCCTTCACCGCGCTGACCGAAGCGCTCGCCGACGCCGTCCTGATCGTCGCCGAGACCGGCGAGGTGCTCTACGCCAGCGAGCGCTTCAGCGACCTCCTCCGCTGGAAGCCGGCCGAGGTTGTCGGGACGGACTTCTTCGCCCTCTTCCACGAGGACGACCGCCCGATGCTGCCGGACCAGATGGCCGGCGGCGGCCTCGGCGTGCAGTGGACCGCCCGGATGCTGGACCGCGACGGCGGCACGCGCTGGATGAGCCTCGGCCTGCGCCAGCCCGAAGGCGCGAAGCCGGAGGGGACCTACGTCCTGGCGCGCCCGCTCGACACCCCGCCCGAGATCACCGACGCCGCCGTGCTCTTCCAGCGCGCCCTCGACGCGGCCAACAACCTCGTCGTCATCACCGACGCCCGGCGCAAGGACAACCCCATCATCTTCGCCAACGACTACTTTCTCGAAGTCACCGGCTACGAAGAAGACGAGGTCCTCGGCCGCAACTGCCGCTTCCTGCAGTTCCTCCCGGACGGCACGCGCGACGACCAGCCCGAGCGCTACCAGCTCCGCGATGCCCAGGACGCCGGCCGGCCGGCGACGGTTCTGATGCGGAACTACAGCAAGAGCGGCGACCTCTTCTGGAACGAACTCTACGTCACCCCCCTCTTCGACCCCGACGGGACCCTCACCCACTTCATCGGCGTCCAGAACAACGTCACGGACCGCGTCGAGGCGCAGGAGGACGTGCGCCGCCGCGGGGCGCTGCTTCAGTCGTTCTACGACAGCGCCCCGATGATGATGGGCGTCACGACGCTCAGCGAGGACGGCTCCGTCGTCCACCGGTCGGCTAATCAGACGGCGAGCCGGTTCTACGGCGTCGCCCCCGAAGCCGTCGAGGGCAAGACCGAGCGTGACCTGGGCTACACCGAGGGCGAGTCGGCGCGCTGGCAGGCGCACTACCGCGAGGCCCTCGCCTCGGGCAAGCCGGTCCGCTTCGATACGTGCTACCCCTGGGACGGCGACCCCCGAGGCGCGGACGTCCGCAACCTCACCGTTGCGCTCAATCACATCCCCGGCACCGGCCAGGGAGGGGACGGGCACGAAGGCAACGGCGACGAAGCCGACCTCCCGCTGTTCTCGTACGTCGTCCAGGACGTGACCGAGCAGCGCCGCACCGAGCGGGCGCGGGGAATGCTGGAGCAGGCCCTGGAGAGCACGACGACGCCGTTCCTCATCACCGACGCCGACCTCGACCGGCCCGGGCCGCGCGTGACCTACGTCAACCCGGCCTACACCGGGATGACCGGCTACCCGCGGGACGAGGTCGTCGGCCAGACGCCGCGCCTCACGCAGGGGGCCAAGACCGACCGCGCCCTCCTCGACCGGCTCCGCCGCCAGCTCGAAGCCGGCGAGGCCTTCCACGGCGAGACGGTCAACTACCGCAAGGACGGCTCGGAGTACGTCCTCAACTGGAGCATCCAGCCCATCCGCAACCCCGACGGCGAGATCACCCACTACGTGGCGACCCAGAACGACGTCACCCGCCGCCGCGAGCTCGAGCAGGAGGTCCTCGAGATCTCGGCCCGCGAGCAGGAGCGCATCGCCAGCGACCTCCACGACGGCCTCGGCCAGGTGCTCACCGGCGTCTCGTTCCTCACGGCGAGCGTCGAGAACCGCCTGCGCGAGCAGGGGTCGCCCCACCTCGAAGATGTCGCGCAGATCCGGTCCTACGTCGAGGAGGCCGTCGAGCAGGCGCGCGCCCTCGCCCACGGCCTCCACCCCGTCAGCACCGAGCCGGACGGCCTGATCAAAGCGCTCGCCTACCTCGCCGACACGGTCGAGGCCGCCTACGGCATCTCGTGCTCGTTCGTCTACAACCGCCCGGTCCTCGTGGCCGACCTCAACCAGGCGACCCACCTCTACCGCATCGCGCAGGAGGCGACGACGAACGCGGTCCGCCACGGCGAGGCGAGCGAGATCGCCCTCTCGCTCTACGACCTCGCCGCCGAGGCAGACCCTCACGCCGCCCCAGGCGAGGCCGTCCTCACCGTGTTCGACGACGGCCACGGGATCACCGACGCCGCGCTCGAGGAGAGCGACGGCATGGGCCTCCACACGATGCGCAACCGCGCCCGCCGCATCGGCGGGACGCTGGAGGTCGGGCGCCGGGGCGAGGGCGGGACGTACGTCCGCTGCCGGTTCACCCCGGAGGCGTAG
- the rnz gene encoding ribonuclease Z — MSYRTELIPLGTASAIPAHGRHLAGCALRRGGRVLLFDCGEGTQYRLLEAGVKRSRIEAIFLTHFHGDHLYGLPGILTTMALLERTDPLTLVGPAGLQGILESLPGLKNGWLPFDVDYVELGEGFGHAVVYETEDFTVEARPIDHRVFAAGFRFAERARPGRVDAERAAALGVAGPDIGRLVRGEAVTTADGRTVEPAEVVGPERPGAVFAYVLDTAPCPGGRALADGADLLLHEATFTEAHAERAAETGHSTARQAAEVARDAGAKRLLLTHFSARYETSDALVAEARAVFQNTDAARELETVRLVPGEERG; from the coding sequence ATGTCGTATCGAACAGAACTCATCCCTCTCGGCACGGCGAGCGCGATCCCGGCGCACGGGCGACACCTCGCCGGGTGCGCGCTCCGGCGCGGAGGCCGCGTGCTGCTCTTCGACTGCGGCGAGGGCACGCAGTACCGGCTCCTCGAAGCCGGCGTCAAGCGCTCGCGCATCGAAGCCATCTTTCTCACCCATTTCCACGGCGACCACCTCTACGGCCTGCCGGGCATCCTCACGACGATGGCCCTCCTGGAGCGGACCGACCCGCTCACACTCGTCGGCCCGGCAGGGCTCCAGGGCATTCTCGAATCGCTGCCCGGGCTGAAAAACGGCTGGCTCCCGTTCGACGTCGACTACGTCGAACTCGGCGAAGGCTTCGGGCACGCGGTCGTGTACGAGACCGAGGACTTTACGGTCGAGGCGCGGCCCATCGACCACCGCGTCTTCGCTGCCGGCTTCCGGTTCGCCGAGCGCGCGCGGCCGGGCCGGGTGGACGCGGAGCGGGCCGCGGCGCTCGGGGTCGCCGGGCCCGACATCGGACGGCTCGTCCGGGGCGAGGCCGTGACGACGGCCGACGGGCGGACCGTCGAGCCGGCGGAGGTCGTCGGGCCGGAGCGGCCGGGGGCGGTCTTCGCCTACGTTCTCGACACGGCCCCGTGCCCCGGCGGGCGCGCCCTCGCCGACGGTGCCGACCTTCTCCTCCACGAGGCGACGTTTACCGAGGCCCACGCCGAGCGCGCCGCCGAGACCGGGCACTCGACCGCCCGGCAGGCCGCCGAGGTCGCCCGCGACGCCGGGGCGAAGCGGCTCCTGCTGACCCACTTCTCGGCGCGCTACGAGACCTCGGACGCGCTCGTAGCCGAGGCGCGCGCCGTCTTCCAGAACACGGATGCGGCTCGGGAATTAGAAACGGTCCGGCTGGTGCCGGGAGAAGAGAGAGGATAG
- a CDS encoding ABC transporter ATP-binding protein, with protein sequence MAEDTGTNGQASAEERASEATVYDGRLFRRIMSFLGPYKGRVLVASVLVLGTAFLGALQPKLVQLAIDNHIVEGDVPGLLRIVGLLALVLVGQGIASFAGGYLTQWVGQQALYDLRTRVFRHIQRQPLGYFDRTPIGRLITRTTSDIEALSDLLSAGVVSILGSLSQLVFITYFMFTLNARLALVALAVMPLMFWATMTFRSRVRVVYRETRAQISRLNSFLQEHVTGMQVVQLFNREREEMRRFSAINDAHREAQVKGVFYYALFFPAVDIIAALALALVIWFGGTEAMRATLTVGVLIAFIQYVRRFFEPIRNLSDQYNTLQGAMAASERVFDVLDHDAALAEPDEPTVLAECRGRIEFENVWFAYETLPDSDEPNWVLRDVSFTVEPGQTVALVGATGSGKTTIINLLLRFYEVQRGTIRVDGVPIRDLALADLRRHIGLVLQDVFLFSGSLADNITLGDPAKNLQDVARAVDLVGADRFIGMLPDGLAHEIGERGVTLSHGQRQLVSFIRALVYDPAIIVLDEATSSVDTETEELVQTALGTLMDGRSALVVAHRLSTIQDAGQILVMHKGQVRERGTHQDLLAAGGLYRRLYELQYADQEHTTA encoded by the coding sequence ATGGCGGAAGACACCGGTACCAACGGACAGGCCAGTGCCGAGGAGCGGGCCAGCGAAGCCACCGTGTACGACGGACGGCTCTTCCGCCGGATTATGTCGTTTCTCGGGCCGTACAAAGGCCGGGTACTCGTCGCCAGCGTGCTCGTCCTCGGGACAGCGTTCCTCGGGGCACTCCAGCCGAAGCTCGTCCAGCTCGCCATCGACAACCACATCGTCGAGGGCGACGTGCCGGGGCTGCTGCGGATCGTCGGGCTGCTCGCGCTCGTGCTCGTCGGGCAGGGGATCGCGTCGTTCGCCGGGGGCTACCTCACGCAGTGGGTCGGGCAGCAGGCGCTCTACGACCTCCGCACGCGCGTCTTCCGCCACATCCAGCGTCAGCCGCTCGGCTACTTCGACCGGACGCCCATCGGGCGGCTCATCACGCGGACGACGTCGGACATCGAGGCGCTGTCCGATCTGCTTTCGGCGGGCGTCGTCTCGATCCTCGGGAGCCTCTCGCAGCTCGTCTTCATCACCTACTTCATGTTCACGCTCAACGCGCGCCTCGCGCTCGTGGCGCTGGCGGTGATGCCGCTCATGTTCTGGGCGACGATGACCTTCCGCAGCCGGGTCCGCGTGGTCTACCGCGAGACGCGCGCCCAGATCAGCCGCCTGAACTCGTTCCTCCAGGAGCATGTGACCGGGATGCAGGTGGTCCAACTCTTCAACCGCGAGCGCGAGGAGATGCGCCGCTTCAGCGCCATCAACGACGCGCACCGCGAGGCGCAGGTCAAGGGCGTGTTCTACTACGCCCTCTTCTTCCCCGCCGTCGACATCATCGCGGCCCTCGCGCTCGCGCTCGTGATCTGGTTCGGCGGGACCGAGGCGATGCGGGCCACGCTGACGGTCGGCGTGCTGATCGCGTTCATCCAGTACGTCCGCCGCTTCTTCGAGCCCATCCGCAACCTGTCGGACCAGTACAACACGCTCCAGGGCGCGATGGCGGCTTCGGAGCGCGTCTTCGACGTGCTCGACCACGACGCCGCGCTCGCCGAGCCCGACGAGCCGACCGTCCTCGCCGAGTGCCGGGGCCGGATCGAGTTCGAGAACGTGTGGTTCGCCTACGAGACCCTGCCCGACTCCGACGAGCCGAACTGGGTGCTCCGCGACGTGTCGTTCACCGTCGAGCCCGGGCAGACCGTCGCGCTCGTGGGAGCGACGGGCTCGGGCAAGACGACAATCATCAACCTGCTGCTCCGGTTCTACGAAGTGCAACGCGGCACGATTCGCGTGGACGGTGTCCCGATCCGCGACCTCGCGCTCGCCGACCTCCGGCGGCACATCGGCCTCGTCCTCCAGGACGTGTTCCTCTTCTCCGGCTCCCTCGCCGACAACATCACGCTCGGCGACCCGGCCAAGAACCTCCAGGACGTGGCGCGCGCCGTCGACCTCGTCGGTGCCGACCGGTTCATCGGCATGCTGCCGGACGGGCTCGCGCACGAGATCGGCGAGCGCGGGGTGACGCTCTCGCACGGCCAGCGCCAGCTCGTCTCCTTCATCCGCGCGCTCGTCTACGACCCCGCGATCATCGTCCTGGACGAGGCGACGAGCTCGGTAGATACCGAGACCGAGGAGCTGGTGCAGACGGCGCTCGGGACACTGATGGACGGGCGGAGCGCGCTCGTCGTGGCCCACCGCCTCTCGACGATCCAGGACGCCGGGCAGATCCTGGTGATGCACAAAGGACAGGTCCGCGAGCGGGGGACGCATCAAGACCTCCTCGCTGCGGGCGGCCTCTACCGGCGGCTCTACGAACTCCAGTACGCCGACCAGGAGCACACTACAGCCTGA